The DNA segment CCCAATTGAAAAAATGAAACATTGTTAGATGCTCTTTTAACTTTTTTTTTAATATCTTGAGTAGAAACACCATTATTTTTTTCTTCCAATTGAAGAGAAATATCTCGAGCTTCTTTTAGTTTTGAGAGTAAATAACTATTTAGACGATTAGCATTTGGATGCGATTTTTTAATAGTATGTTCGTTAGAATCCCAATATTTTAATGCTATAGATTGATTAGTGTGAATGTATTGTACCTTACGATTTTGAGTAATTCTAATTGCAAGAGGGTAAGTTCCATTTTTTTTCTTTTTTCCTTTCTTAACACAACCTTAATTGAAGCCATATAACAACTACGTTTAGAATATATCAAAGATAGTTAAATTGGTTAAACATTTTGGTATTTTTAATGATTTAAAATGGATTTATATGAATCATAAAAAACACTAAATCATTAATTTAAAACCATTTAACAATTCATGAATACATAAACCACAAAGCTAATAACCCGAAGGTCACTGGTTCGAGTCCAGTTCCCGATACTAAGTAAAAAAAGGTAACCCCTTAATTAACAACGGCTTTAGATTGCTCTAAAGCCGTTGTTTTTATGATAAAAATACTTTGTGATTTTTTATCAATTGAACACGATTCTGAACACATTTTGATGTATCTAACTACAACACACTAATTATAAAGCATTAAAAAACAAACACATTACGCTTTACACACACAATATAACGAACCCGACGATAATTAAAAGTTGTTCCTATACCAAACAAAAAGGCTTCACAATATGTGAAGCCTTTTTGTTTCTTGAGTAATCGTATTTATATTGTTTAATTTTTTACTAGTTTATATTTCGCTAACCCTTTGTTTGTCTTTATGTATAGTAGGTATATCCCTGCACTTAGATTAGCCGTGTTAATGGTTTCTAAGTTTTGTTTAGTAGCAATAAGTTGACTTCCTTGTAGGTCATATATAATCACTTCTTCTACTGTTAAGTTATACGATTGTATATAAACGAAATCTGTTACAGGATTAGGGTATACTACTATCTGATTATTTACAAAAATTTCTGTATTAGCCGTACAATCTTCAGCCACACTATCTCCTACAAAAGTCCAACCTTTATTATCAACTAATTCATTATGGGTCTCTATATCACAATACTCTAACCCATCAACTCCTATTGTCTTATTCTCTAAGCCTAACTCTACAAATCGATTTAATAACGCATCATAATTATCAATATTTAAGTCCGTATCATCTAAAAAGTGACCCGGTGAACCAAAATAAGTAAACTTTATATTATTATTAAAAGTCCAGTCGGATAGATCTTGATTGAACATATAGGCTCTTGTAAACATATATGACATATCTTTCACATTTGAAACATCCCAATTATTTATAGACTGATTAAACGAAGATGCTTCAAAAAACATTGCTATCATATTAATTACACTTGAAACATCCCAGTTATTTAAAGGCTGATTAAAAGCAGCTGTTTCTCTAAACATCCCCTCTAAAGTAGTAACATTAGACACGTCCCAATCATTCAGAGATTGATTAAAAGCTTCTGACATATAAAACATTTCTGACATATTTGTTACATTAGAAACATTCCAATTACTCAAAGGTTGATTAAAATTATAGGCCCTACCAAACATAAACACCATATTGGTCACATTAGAAACATCCCAATTATTCAAAGGCTGATTAAAACTACCTGCTTGATTAAACATATATGACATATCTGTTACACTCGAAACATCCCAGTCATTTAAAGATTGATTAAAATCCCCAGCTTCATTAAACATTTCCGACATATCGGTTACATTAGCAACACTCCAGTTATTTAAAGGTTGGTTAAAGGAAATAGTTAACTCAAACATACCTGACATATCTGTTACGCTAGAAACATCCCAGTCATTTAAAGATTGATTAAAATCAAGTGCTCCATTAAACATTTTCGACATATTTGTTACACTCGAAACATCCCAGTCATTTAATGGTTGATCAAAATCACTTGCTCCATTAAACATACCTGACATATCGGTTACATTAGAAATATTCCAATCATTTAAAGGCTGATTTAAAGAACTTGCCGAATTAAACATATATGACATATCTGTTATACTGGACACGTCCCAATTATTGAGGGGTTGATTAAGAGATTGACAGTTCAAAAACATCCCTTCAGTGGTCGTAGCCATACTCAAATCAGGAACATCAGTCGCATTTAAACTCAAATTAATACAAAAACGAAAAGCCAATTCCATGCTTGTCCATTGTGTATCGCCCCATTGTTCTATTGTTAATAATTTTGAACTATTACTTACTAATAAATTCCCAAAAACTACTCTGCTAAAATCTCCTGAAAGAGTTACTGTATAAATCCCTTCACCGGAATAGGTGTGAGTAGCTGTGCCTGATTGACCGGTTAATACAGTACCATCTCCAAAATCAATAGTATAGCTATCCGGTATATCATCATCTTCTACTATCGGAAACTCGATAGCTAAATCATTACTTGTAACCTGCCAAGTAGTAATAAAAAAATCTTGAGGATCAGTAAGCGGTAGTATTACTTCGGTAGTAGCATCGTTAGTGATGATAGGTAGGTTATAATCGAAGTATATCTCTGCATCTCCACTTATTATATCACCTACAGCGATATCGGCGACTGGTTTTATTTTATAAGCTATAAATCCATTGCTCCCCTCAGCATCAGCGTTTTCATGAGGTAAGTTAATATTTTCAAAGATAAATTCAACATGGCTACCATCGGTAATTTCTACACGATAGTCATGACTTGAACTTATAGGCTTAAAAGTAGTCCAGTCTAACTTTTCGTGCAGGTCATCTTCTACTCTTACGGCAATAGCACTTGCCGAACCTGTATTTTGAAATCTTATAATATAGTCCAAATAATGGCCGGTTTGGTCAATTGTAATTTGTTCGCCTTGTACTACTCGTTTATCATTAGGGTCAAATGAATTTACTATTTCTTGTTTTAAAGCAGATGTATTATCATATGGTACATTATCATTAGCATTTGGTATAATAGTAGCCGTAATATTAGCTATATCCCCACCGTTTACCGTAGGCGGTGTAAAAATCTGCATAGTAATATCGATTACCCTATTTTCAAGCGGAAGCAGATTTTCAATAGTAAATGTCAGCTGATTAATTGTTACCGCTGTAGCTGTTGGAGTTGCTGTTACAAAAGTTTGCATAGCATCATCGAAAATCATAGCAACTGTTGCATTGGCTACAGTTTGTGTCCCCATGTTTTCTACAATCAATTGATATTGGGCTTCAAAGCCTGGGCGGGCTTCTGTAATAGGTAACAAGGTTACCTTTAAATCTTCGATCATTTCTGTAGCAGTTAAACAGAAACTTAAGTCTTCGGTAAGATCAGAACCTGTAAAGTTAACGGTATCTGTATCAGTTGAAACTGTAAAATAGTCAGGTATATTTAATAGGGTAACATCATAAGTACCCTCAAGAAGATTTAAATTATATGTTCCATCACTATTAATGGTTGTAGCGTAGTTGTATGTTCCGTTATTAGCATTAACCATAAGATGGACTGCAGCAATATCGTCAGTATCACAGCCATTATTATCGTCATCAAAAAGAACTGTTCCTGAAAGAGTATTATTATCACAATCTTCACTTAAGCTATCTCCTGAAATTTCCCATCCTAATTCATTAATCAAATAGTCACGTACTCCAAAATCACAATATTCTAATCCATTTGCACCAATATTCTTGTTTTCTAAAGCTAACTGAGCAAATTGATTTAATAGTGCATCATAATTATCAACATTTAAATCACTATCCTTAAGCATATTAGACAAGTCTACATTCAGATTATAGGTCCAGTTTGAAATATCTTGATTGAAACTAGTCGCATTATAAAACATTCTTGTCATATTAGTTACATTAGAAACATCCCAACTATCCAAAGGTCGATTAAAAGAAGTTGCCCCCTCAAACATCCTATTTATATTAGTTACATTAGAAACATCCCAATCATTTAAAGGTTGATTAAAAGACATTTCATAAATACCCGAGCCAGAAAACATACTTGACATATTAGTTACATTAGACACGTCCCAATCATTTAAAGGCTGATTAAAAGCTTGTGCTTCCCAAAACATACTTGACAGATTAGTCATATTAGAAACATCCCAACTATCCAAAGGTTGATTAAAAGAAGTTGCTTCCTCAAACATAAGGCTTATATAAATTACATTTGACACATCCCAATCATTTAAAGATCCATTAAAAGAAGTTGCTCCTGAAAACATCACCATCATATTAGTTACATTAGAAACATCCCAATTATTTAAGGATTGATTAAAAGAAGTCGCTCTAGAAAACATACCTGACATATCAATCACACTAGAAACCTCCCAATTATTTAAGGGTTGATTAAAGGAACTTGCTTTATAAAACATATTCCCCATATTAGTTACACTAGAAACCTCCCAATTATTTAAGGGTTGATCAAAGGAACTTGCTTCCCAAAACATACTTGACATATTGGTCACACTAGATACATCCCAATTGTTTAAAGGCTGATTAAAAGAACTAGCTTCTTTAAACATACGCCACATGTTAGTAACATTAGAAACATCCCAATTGTTTAAGGGTTGATTAAAGGAACTAGCATTATAAAACACACCATACATATCTGTCACATTAGAGACATCCCAATCATTTAAAGGCTGGTTAAGAGAGTGGCAGTTATAAAACATAGAACCCATATCAGTTACTTGGCTTAAATCAGGTATATCTGTAGCTGCAATGGTTAGGTTAGTACAGTCGTAAAAAGCGTTTTCCATATTAGTCCATTGTATATCGCCCCATTGCTCTATTGTCAAAATTTCATTAGAATAAGAATTCTCATTACCTTGGTAAAATCTTATTCTGCTAAAATCTCCTGAAATAGTTACTGTATAAATCCCTTCGCTAGTATAAGTATGAGAAGTTGTACTTGACTGATTGGTTAATACATTACCATCTCCAAAGTCAATAGTATAACTATCAGGTATAGCATCATCTTCTAATATTGGAACATAAATAGTTAAATTATCATCTTGCACTTGCCAAGTAGTTATAAAAGGTGCTTGGGCATTAGCAAAGTAGGCTATAAAAGAAAAAATAAATAATAAGTAATTCTTTTTCATTGTAACTGTAATTTTTATAGTTTTTAGATATTTGTGCAAAAATAGTTATTTATCGCATCTAGCCTATCTATTATTTTTAGAAATAAAAATGTAATCTATCGAAAACCAGCACATATACCTCATCTTAGCTGAATATAATCTTGAGTGTTTTTACTAAAAATTAACAATAAGAACCATACTCTAAGACTTTATAAAACTCATAACCAAAGACTATTGATTCGATTCCAGCTCTCACTACTAAGGAAAAACCTGAAATTATTATGATTTCAGTATTTTTTTTATTTTACACATAGCTCTTAAAAAATAATGCTATTACTACCTTTACAAGCTAATAATTTACCACATGGAATTCTATATATCATTAGGAGCATTCCTGCTCTTAGGAGTTTATATTTATAAAAACACAAAACGTCAAACTGTACAACCTTTTCCAGCAGCTTGGCATAACCTGCTACTCGACAACGTAATTTACTACCGTAAGCTACCAAAAGATAAACAAATTGTATTCCAGCAGCGTATTATGAAATTTCTCAGTGAAGTTTATATTGATGGTGTAGAACTCGAAATAACCGACCTAGATAAAATACTAATTGCATCTAGTGCCGTAATTCCTGTTTTTGGTTTCGATGACTGGCATTATAATAATTTAAGTGGTGTTTTATTATATCCTGATTATTTTAATAAAGACCTTGATTTTGCTGATACTGCCGAATCACGAAATATTGGTGGACTGGTGGGCAATGGTAGATTTGAGAATAAAATGATACTATCTAGAAAAGCATTACATCATGGATTTATGAATACAACTGACAAAAATAACACTGGTATTCATGAGTTTGTACATTTAATTGACAAGATGGACGGTAGTATTGACGGTGTACCCAAAATATTATTGACTCATCAATATGCAATTCCTTGGTTAAATATAATTCATGAAAAAATGGAAGCTATAAATAATGACAAATCAGACATAAGAGAGTATGGCGGAACAAAACAAGCCGAATTTTTTGCTGTAGCTTCAGAATATTTTTTCGAGCGTCCTGATTTATTAAAAAGGAAACATCCTAAACTTTATAAGATGATGATGGACTGTTTTAGTCTAAAAAAATAATTTAAACAGATCAAAGTTCTTAAAAACAAATAGAAAGGTTATTAAAAATATCTTTTCACTACCTTTGCATTATATTTAAACCTCTCAAGCGAGAGGTTTTTTAATTTTTGAATTATGGCACACAAAGCAGGCTTTGTAAACATCATTGGTAATCCAAACGTAGGTAAATCTACCTTAATGAATGCGTTTGTAGGCGAACGCCTTTCTATTATTACGAGTAAAGCACAAACCACACGTCACCGTATACTAGGTATTGTAAACGGAGAAGATTTTCAAGTAGTATTATCCGACACTCCAGGTATCATTAAACCTGCCTATGAATTACAGGCAAGCATGATGGATTTCGTAAAATCGGCTTTTGAGGATGCAGATATACTTATCTACATGGTAGAAATTGGAGAGAAAGAGCTTAAAGATGAAGCCTTTTTCAATAAAATAATTCATTCTAAAATACCCGTACTACTATTACTTAATAAAATAGATAAATCCAGCCAAGAACAGCTAGAAGAGCAGGTACAGCTTTGGCAAGAAAAAGTTCCTAATGCAGAGCTTTATCCTATATCGGCACTCGAAAACTTTAATGTAAAAGAAGTTTTTAACCGTATTATAGAGCTACTACCCGATTCACCTCCTTTTTACCCTAAAGATGCTCTAACAGATAAACCAGAGCGCTTTTTTGTAAACGAGACACTTCGCGAAAAAATCTTATTGAATTATGATAAAGAAATACCTTATGCTGTAGAAATAGAGACAGAGGAGTTTTTAGAAGATGACGATATCATTCGCATACGTGCCATAATTATGGTAGAGCGCGATACTCAAAAAGGAATTATAATAGGACATAAAGGTGCTGCTATAAAAAAAATAGGCATACAAGCACGTGAAGACCTCGAAAAATTCTTTGGCAAACAAATACATATAGAAATGTTTGTGAAAGTAAATAAAAACTGGAGAAGCAATAGCTATCAGCTAAAACGTTTCGGATATAATAATAAATAGTCTTAAAGTTTGTATCGACATAAAATTAAAAGTCCTTTAGAACTGAACTTTAAGACTTTATAACTTTCGACTTTACAACTTAAAAGCGTACTTTTGCAAAAATTTAAAACAAGTTAATGAATAATATCGTAGCCATAGTAGGACGCCCCAATGTAGGGAAATCGACTTTTTTTAACCGTCTGATACAGCGTCGTGAAGCTATTGTAGATTCTATTAGCGGAGTAACCCGCGACAGAAACTATGGTAAGAGTGAATGGAATGGAAAAGAATTTTCGGTTATAGATACCGGAGGATACATAAAAGGGTCTGATGATGTTTTTGAAGGCGAAATACGCAGACAGGTAGAGCTTGCTATAGACGAGGCTGATGTTATTGTATTTGTAGTAGATGTAGAAGAAGGCATTACCCCAATGGATGAGGAAGTTGCTAAACTGCTTCGCAAAGTTACTAAACCTATACTACTTGCCGTAAACAAGGTAGATAATGCTATGCGCGAAAAAGATGCCATAGAATTTTACAACCTTGGGCTTGGCGATTACTATACTTTTGCTGGAATGAGTGGCTCTGGTACAGGAGATTTACTAGATGCTCTAGTTGAATTATTACCTGATGCGCAAGAGCCTGATGAAAATGCCGAAGAACTTCCTCGCTTTGCTGTAGTAGGACGTCCTAATGCTGGTAAATCATCATTTATTAATGCTCTTATTGGCGAAGAACGTTTCGTGGTTACTGATATTGCTGGTACTACTCGCGATGCTATAGACACTACCTATAATCGTTTTGGGTTTGAATTTAAATTAGTAGATACAGCAGGAATACGCCGTAAAGCTAAAGTAAAAGAAGACTTAGAGTTCTACTCTGTAATGCGATCTGTAAGAGCTATAGAACATAGTGATATATGTATATTAGTAATTGATGCTACACGCGGATTTGAAGGACAAGACCAAAGTATTTTTTGGCTTGCCGAAAAAAACCGTAAAGGTGTAGTTATACTAGTAAACAAATGGGATTTGGTAGAAAAAGAAACCATGACTACACGTGATTATGAACTAAAAATACGTGAAGAATTGCAACCATTTGACGATGTGCCTATTCTTTTTGTCTCTGCTATAACCAAACAACGTTTACTAAAAGCACTAGAAACAGCTGTTGAAGTTTTTGAAAACAGAAAACAACGTATTGCTACCTCTAAGTTTAACGAAGTTATGTTACCTATTATAGAACATAACCCGCCACCAGCACTAAAAGGTAAATATGTAAAAATTAAGTTCTGTATGCAGTTACCTACCCCTACTCCGCAGTTTGTATTCTTTTGCAACCTGCCACAGTATGTAAAGGAACCTTACAAACGCTATCTTGAAAATAAAATGAGAGACATATATAATCTTTCGGGTGTACCGATAGATATATATTTCCGTCAGAAATAACAAAAAAAGTTATTTAGCGGTTTATAGGTATATCCTTACTATCTAACCAACTAAATGATACATTTATGCAAAAAGGCTTATCCTTACTGCTATTATTATTCACCACTTTATGCTTCAGCCAAAACGTAACACTTACAGGAAAAGTAAGCGATCCTGATAATTTACCACTAGAATCGGCTACCATTTACCTAACCTCTGTAAAAGATACAACCGTTATCAACTACACGCTTTCTGATAAGAATGGTAACTGGGAAATGAGAGCAAGAGTTAAAGATGAGCCTATAGATTTAAAAATATCGTTTGTCGGGTTTACTGATTACAAACAAAGGCTAGAAAGTATAGCCGAAGACAAAGACTTTGGTACACTAAAAATGACAGATTTATCTACTGAGCTGAGTGAAGTAGTAATAGAAAGTGAAGTACCACCTATAAGAGTAAAATCGGACACGCTAGAGTTTAATGCTTCGTCATTTAAGGTATTACCCGATGCCAATGTACAAGCCTTAATTAAACAACTCCCTGGAGTAGAAATAGACTCTGATGGGAAAATAACAGTAAATGGTAAAGAGGTAAACCAAATATTAGTAAACGGGAAACCCTTTTTTGATAAGGATGGAAAAGTTGCTTTGCAAAACCTTCCTGCCGAAATTATAGACAAAGTACAAGTAACCGATACTAAAACTAAAAAAGAAGAACTTACAGGACAGGCTGCAAGCGGTAATAATGCTAGTATAAACCTTACAATAGACAAAGATAAAAACAAAGGTCTCTTTGGTAAATTTATGGTGGGCTATGGTACTGACGAGAGGTATGAAAGTAGCGGTCTTATTAACTATTTTAAAGATAAACGTAAAATAAGTGTACTTGCATCTAGCAATAATATTAACTCTACTGGTTTCTCTATGAACGAAATATTCGATAGTATGGGCGGTGGGCGTAATGACAGCTATAGTATTGTGAGTGGCATAAGAAATAATGGTAGTGGTATTACAACTTCAAATATGTTAGGCGTTAATTATGCCGATGAATGGATTGAGAACCTAGATTCTAACATAAGCTACTTTTATACTACTGCTGATACTGAAAATGAAAACAGAACAAAACAAATTACTTACCTTACAAATAATGATGGTAATACCGAAAACAGTTTAATTACCGAGTCGTCATCGAGTACTGATAACGAACAATATAACCACAACTTTAACACACAGTTTGAGTTTAAAATAGACTCTACTTCTACCATTTATTTCGACCCGAAATTTGCTGTATCAAATTCAAAAGCAAAAAACACATCACAACAATCAACACGTGACCAAGATAATATATTACTTAACGAAAGTGAAGGCGCTACTTTTAGCGATAGCGATAATAAAAATTTTAGCAGTTCGCTAGATTATAATAAATCTTTTAATAAAAAAGGACGTTATTTTAACCTATCGTTAGAAAACGAAAATGTAGTAGATGATGGCGCAGCATTTAATAAATCTATAACTACTTTTTATGATAATGAAACGGGCGACACTACTAACGATAATAGAGACCAAGTACGTTATAATAAACAAACCACAGACAAGTATGGTATAGC comes from the Flavobacterium arcticum genome and includes:
- a CDS encoding BspA family leucine-rich repeat surface protein, which encodes MKKNYLLFIFSFIAYFANAQAPFITTWQVQDDNLTIYVPILEDDAIPDSYTIDFGDGNVLTNQSSTTSHTYTSEGIYTVTISGDFSRIRFYQGNENSYSNEILTIEQWGDIQWTNMENAFYDCTNLTIAATDIPDLSQVTDMGSMFYNCHSLNQPLNDWDVSNVTDMYGVFYNASSFNQPLNNWDVSNVTNMWRMFKEASSFNQPLNNWDVSSVTNMSSMFWEASSFDQPLNNWEVSSVTNMGNMFYKASSFNQPLNNWEVSSVIDMSGMFSRATSFNQSLNNWDVSNVTNMMVMFSGATSFNGSLNDWDVSNVIYISLMFEEATSFNQPLDSWDVSNMTNLSSMFWEAQAFNQPLNDWDVSNVTNMSSMFSGSGIYEMSFNQPLNDWDVSNVTNINRMFEGATSFNRPLDSWDVSNVTNMTRMFYNATSFNQDISNWTYNLNVDLSNMLKDSDLNVDNYDALLNQFAQLALENKNIGANGLEYCDFGVRDYLINELGWEISGDSLSEDCDNNTLSGTVLFDDDNNGCDTDDIAAVHLMVNANNGTYNYATTINSDGTYNLNLLEGTYDVTLLNIPDYFTVSTDTDTVNFTGSDLTEDLSFCLTATEMIEDLKVTLLPITEARPGFEAQYQLIVENMGTQTVANATVAMIFDDAMQTFVTATPTATAVTINQLTFTIENLLPLENRVIDITMQIFTPPTVNGGDIANITATIIPNANDNVPYDNTSALKQEIVNSFDPNDKRVVQGEQITIDQTGHYLDYIIRFQNTGSASAIAVRVEDDLHEKLDWTTFKPISSSHDYRVEITDGSHVEFIFENINLPHENADAEGSNGFIAYKIKPVADIAVGDIISGDAEIYFDYNLPIITNDATTEVILPLTDPQDFFITTWQVTSNDLAIEFPIVEDDDIPDSYTIDFGDGTVLTGQSGTATHTYSGEGIYTVTLSGDFSRVVFGNLLVSNSSKLLTIEQWGDTQWTSMELAFRFCINLSLNATDVPDLSMATTTEGMFLNCQSLNQPLNNWDVSSITDMSYMFNSASSLNQPLNDWNISNVTDMSGMFNGASDFDQPLNDWDVSSVTNMSKMFNGALDFNQSLNDWDVSSVTDMSGMFELTISFNQPLNNWSVANVTDMSEMFNEAGDFNQSLNDWDVSSVTDMSYMFNQAGSFNQPLNNWDVSNVTNMVFMFGRAYNFNQPLSNWNVSNVTNMSEMFYMSEAFNQSLNDWDVSNVTTLEGMFRETAAFNQPLNNWDVSSVINMIAMFFEASSFNQSINNWDVSNVKDMSYMFTRAYMFNQDLSDWTFNNNIKFTYFGSPGHFLDDTDLNIDNYDALLNRFVELGLENKTIGVDGLEYCDIETHNELVDNKGWTFVGDSVAEDCTANTEIFVNNQIVVYPNPVTDFVYIQSYNLTVEEVIIYDLQGSQLIATKQNLETINTANLSAGIYLLYIKTNKGLAKYKLVKN
- a CDS encoding M90 family metallopeptidase, which produces MEFYISLGAFLLLGVYIYKNTKRQTVQPFPAAWHNLLLDNVIYYRKLPKDKQIVFQQRIMKFLSEVYIDGVELEITDLDKILIASSAVIPVFGFDDWHYNNLSGVLLYPDYFNKDLDFADTAESRNIGGLVGNGRFENKMILSRKALHHGFMNTTDKNNTGIHEFVHLIDKMDGSIDGVPKILLTHQYAIPWLNIIHEKMEAINNDKSDIREYGGTKQAEFFAVASEYFFERPDLLKRKHPKLYKMMMDCFSLKK
- the era gene encoding GTPase Era, whose product is MAHKAGFVNIIGNPNVGKSTLMNAFVGERLSIITSKAQTTRHRILGIVNGEDFQVVLSDTPGIIKPAYELQASMMDFVKSAFEDADILIYMVEIGEKELKDEAFFNKIIHSKIPVLLLLNKIDKSSQEQLEEQVQLWQEKVPNAELYPISALENFNVKEVFNRIIELLPDSPPFYPKDALTDKPERFFVNETLREKILLNYDKEIPYAVEIETEEFLEDDDIIRIRAIIMVERDTQKGIIIGHKGAAIKKIGIQAREDLEKFFGKQIHIEMFVKVNKNWRSNSYQLKRFGYNNK
- the der gene encoding ribosome biogenesis GTPase Der; translated protein: MNNIVAIVGRPNVGKSTFFNRLIQRREAIVDSISGVTRDRNYGKSEWNGKEFSVIDTGGYIKGSDDVFEGEIRRQVELAIDEADVIVFVVDVEEGITPMDEEVAKLLRKVTKPILLAVNKVDNAMREKDAIEFYNLGLGDYYTFAGMSGSGTGDLLDALVELLPDAQEPDENAEELPRFAVVGRPNAGKSSFINALIGEERFVVTDIAGTTRDAIDTTYNRFGFEFKLVDTAGIRRKAKVKEDLEFYSVMRSVRAIEHSDICILVIDATRGFEGQDQSIFWLAEKNRKGVVILVNKWDLVEKETMTTRDYELKIREELQPFDDVPILFVSAITKQRLLKALETAVEVFENRKQRIATSKFNEVMLPIIEHNPPPALKGKYVKIKFCMQLPTPTPQFVFFCNLPQYVKEPYKRYLENKMRDIYNLSGVPIDIYFRQK
- a CDS encoding outer membrane beta-barrel protein, with the protein product MQKGLSLLLLLFTTLCFSQNVTLTGKVSDPDNLPLESATIYLTSVKDTTVINYTLSDKNGNWEMRARVKDEPIDLKISFVGFTDYKQRLESIAEDKDFGTLKMTDLSTELSEVVIESEVPPIRVKSDTLEFNASSFKVLPDANVQALIKQLPGVEIDSDGKITVNGKEVNQILVNGKPFFDKDGKVALQNLPAEIIDKVQVTDTKTKKEELTGQAASGNNASINLTIDKDKNKGLFGKFMVGYGTDERYESSGLINYFKDKRKISVLASSNNINSTGFSMNEIFDSMGGGRNDSYSIVSGIRNNGSGITTSNMLGVNYADEWIENLDSNISYFYTTADTENENRTKQITYLTNNDGNTENSLITESSSSTDNEQYNHNFNTQFEFKIDSTSTIYFDPKFAVSNSKAKNTSQQSTRDQDNILLNESEGATFSDSDNKNFSSSLDYNKSFNKKGRYFNLSLENENVVDDGAAFNKSITTFYDNETGDTTNDNRDQVRYNKQTTDKYGIAVEYAEPITDSLKLVTQLNYGIERNIGNRDGFNFDATTNAYTRLNDSLTNYLASNTYNVTPAVGIEINKSKYSMAISGGTSITNFNNKGSYREVDYKVNKQYILPSIDGYLSYRFTKSKSTYIFYNYNVDFPQASQVLPIEDVSNALYTQTGNPDLDPNKSHYFYASYRNFDYATRSGYNFYGGGNVYDSRVVSTTEISNTAKRNTTYTNVSGTYNVWFGGYWSKSVKREEHKFRYNIGFSGGLNLDKGFTNSESYEAHSIRLSPRVNFTWEYGDILTINPSYNFSYNETNYTNYTIDGASYSTHRFNLETTSRWPNHFVFGNDFGYNYNSNLGDGFKKDFYLWNTSLGYNFLNDKLLFKVKVYDVLNQNLGTSRNITPTSVYDQQNTVLKRYMMFSLTYKIEKFGGKKKENEGRRFWYF